In one window of Bacillus sp. (in: firmicutes) DNA:
- a CDS encoding hydantoinase/oxoprolinase family protein — translation MVKVSTRNAQILAIDAGGTMTDTFIIDDNGDFVVGKAQSTPEDESIGLLNSARDALTYWNTTVEEEFPKLLAGVYSGTAMLNRLVSRKGRRVGLIVNKGMEDFHRMGRAIQAYLGYSYSDRLHLNTHRYDPPLVPRELTRGVTERVDLFGNVVIPLYEHEVEPAVLELLEQDVEAIVISLLHSYKYPQHERKVRDMAKEVMKKVGKEVPVFASVDYYPVRKESHRTNTTIIEAYAADPSRETLSKIDHMLREHGAKFDLRVMASHGGTISTRANELARTLVSGPIGGVVGAKYLGEHLGIRNIACSDIGGTSFDMALITQGDLSINTSPDMARLVLSLPLVAMDTVGAGAGSFVRIDPNFKSLTLGPDSAGSRVGVCYKEGGIETVTVTDCHVVLGLINPDNFLGGEIKLDPERAYEAVKKQIADPLGLSVEDAAYGVIDLLESQLRNYLESMILGKGYSPSQYVCFSYGGGGPLHTAGYTKGLGFEDVLVPAWAAGFSAFGCGAADFEYRYDKTLDINVNDGDQDDSKLKAGKELQEAWDELMEKVAAEFEKNNFRREDVDFRLYFRMQYQGQLNDLEIEAPIKKFTSVSDWEALVKAFEDTYTRVYAKAAKSPELGYSITGAIVRGIVEVAKPRIPQEPLSGETPPKEAYLGERFVYWKGEWIKANIWEMEKLKPGNKISAFSILESPATTFVIPPGFETYLDEHRIFHLKEL, via the coding sequence ATGGTAAAAGTTTCAACTCGGAATGCACAAATACTTGCAATCGATGCAGGGGGGACGATGACCGATACCTTCATTATTGACGACAATGGAGACTTTGTCGTCGGGAAAGCCCAATCCACACCTGAAGACGAATCGATTGGTCTTCTCAACTCTGCAAGAGATGCACTGACTTACTGGAACACAACAGTAGAAGAAGAATTCCCAAAACTCCTTGCAGGTGTCTACTCGGGAACGGCGATGCTCAATCGTCTTGTTTCAAGGAAAGGACGCCGGGTCGGTTTAATCGTGAATAAAGGGATGGAGGATTTCCATCGAATGGGACGAGCGATTCAGGCTTACCTCGGCTATTCCTATTCCGACCGTTTACACTTAAATACTCATCGTTACGATCCTCCGCTTGTACCAAGAGAGTTGACAAGAGGAGTCACCGAACGAGTTGACTTATTTGGAAACGTTGTCATTCCGCTTTATGAACATGAAGTGGAACCTGCCGTATTGGAACTTCTAGAACAAGATGTAGAAGCAATCGTTATCAGCTTGCTGCATTCTTACAAGTATCCTCAACATGAGCGAAAAGTTAGGGATATGGCGAAAGAAGTCATGAAGAAAGTCGGAAAAGAAGTCCCGGTGTTTGCGTCGGTTGATTATTATCCTGTCAGAAAAGAGTCTCATCGCACAAATACAACCATTATTGAAGCATATGCCGCAGATCCGTCTCGAGAGACATTGTCAAAAATTGATCACATGCTTAGAGAGCATGGAGCTAAATTTGACCTTCGGGTAATGGCAAGCCACGGTGGAACGATAAGTACACGAGCAAATGAGTTGGCGAGAACACTCGTTTCTGGTCCAATTGGGGGAGTAGTTGGTGCGAAATATCTTGGTGAACACCTCGGTATTCGCAATATTGCATGCTCGGATATTGGTGGGACGAGTTTTGATATGGCCCTTATTACTCAAGGGGATTTAAGTATTAATACAAGTCCGGATATGGCTCGACTTGTTCTGTCATTACCACTTGTTGCGATGGATACAGTTGGAGCGGGGGCTGGCAGTTTTGTACGAATCGATCCGAACTTTAAGTCATTGACACTAGGACCGGACAGCGCTGGGTCGAGAGTAGGCGTGTGTTATAAGGAAGGCGGTATCGAAACGGTAACGGTAACCGACTGCCATGTCGTCCTCGGACTCATCAACCCGGATAATTTCCTCGGTGGTGAGATCAAGCTAGATCCGGAGAGAGCTTATGAGGCGGTTAAGAAACAGATTGCCGATCCGCTTGGATTATCCGTTGAAGACGCCGCATACGGTGTGATTGACCTGCTTGAGTCTCAACTGCGCAATTACCTTGAATCTATGATTCTGGGAAAAGGGTATTCACCATCCCAATATGTCTGCTTCTCTTATGGAGGCGGTGGTCCGCTTCATACGGCTGGCTATACGAAAGGTCTTGGATTTGAAGATGTTCTTGTACCTGCGTGGGCCGCTGGATTTTCTGCTTTTGGCTGCGGAGCGGCAGACTTTGAATACCGCTACGATAAAACGCTCGATATCAATGTCAACGACGGTGATCAAGACGACAGTAAACTGAAGGCCGGTAAAGAATTGCAAGAGGCCTGGGATGAACTAATGGAAAAAGTGGCGGCAGAATTTGAGAAAAATAACTTCCGCAGAGAAGATGTAGATTTCCGTCTTTATTTCCGCATGCAGTACCAAGGTCAGTTAAACGACCTTGAAATTGAAGCGCCGATTAAAAAGTTTACGAGTGTTAGTGACTGGGAGGCACTGGTGAAAGCTTTTGAAGACACTTACACGAGAGTTTATGCCAAAGCAGCGAAATCACCTGAACTCGGTTACAGCATTACAGGTGCGATCGTAAGGGGCATTGTCGAAGTAGCGAAACCGAGAATTCCTCAGGAGCCATTATCAGGAGAAACTCCGCCGAAAGAAGCATACCTTGGTGAGCGCTTTGTGTACTGGAAAGGCGAATGGATCAAAGCAAACATTTGGGAAATGGAAAAACTAAAGCCGGGCAACAAAATCAGTGCCTTTTCCATTCTAGAATCTCCAGCTACTACTTTTGTGATTCCTCCTGGCTTTGAAACGTATCTTGATGAGCATCGCATTTTCCACTTAAAAGAACTTTAA
- a CDS encoding sigma-54-dependent Fis family transcriptional regulator — protein sequence MRNPFISIFSTHNLPDKTKELENLWEMFVTKTREDDITGKIRKNVLESWKRCQEIGVDPRQLQTKMALTEYDLKHLLNESELYQIAKPVIDDLFHKMKGTGYLVTLSDENGRIIYLKGEPHVLREAEKMNFAAGMDWSEKTAGTNAIGTSIVTNNPIQIFSAEHFCQGCHPWTCSSAPITHPFTQEIIGAIDFTGFWGNAQPHTLGLAVSIAQVIENQLAHVYMKVNNYLTEYFFQVVHKWKNDHILVLNHAFFVVKSSEKLIECLNLQHVGDLKEHPDFQPLITELEMMSKFPNRNYISSELMIRDFKVLAIERIHFKGNVAGYMVVLKDNKKVSRTPSSLILQDGPWQDVIGTSDAFLKALYKCYKAAPSNVPILLLGESGTGKEKIAKAIHKSSQRRDEPFLAINCGAIPKELIGSELFGYEGGTFTGGRKEGKKGKFEEGNGGTLFLDEIGEMPLDLQVHLLRVLQEKEITRLGSSRIIPINVRIIAATNKNLYDLCKQGLFREDLFFRLNVVTVNLPPLRERKEDIPLIADYFLKQLAKKYGRQSLSLAEETHNYFLEYTWPGNIRELQNVLEHAVIFSDSPVIKLEDLPAYLMENRMSHTLTHQQKDLSLIEVEEQKVLIRLLEETDWNLSAVAKKMNIARSTLYRKLKKYELKRK from the coding sequence ATGAGGAATCCTTTTATATCGATCTTCTCGACGCATAATTTACCTGATAAAACAAAGGAATTAGAAAATTTATGGGAAATGTTTGTTACAAAAACGAGGGAAGATGACATAACAGGAAAAATACGAAAAAATGTTTTAGAATCTTGGAAGCGCTGTCAAGAAATCGGCGTTGATCCGAGGCAATTGCAAACAAAGATGGCCCTAACAGAATACGATTTAAAACATTTATTAAATGAATCTGAGTTATATCAGATCGCAAAACCGGTCATCGATGATTTGTTTCATAAGATGAAAGGAACCGGTTATTTAGTCACGTTATCCGATGAAAACGGTCGTATTATTTATTTAAAAGGCGAACCACATGTGTTGCGGGAAGCAGAAAAAATGAATTTCGCAGCTGGTATGGACTGGAGCGAAAAGACCGCAGGAACCAACGCGATTGGCACGAGTATTGTCACCAACAATCCCATTCAAATTTTCTCTGCAGAACACTTTTGTCAAGGATGCCATCCATGGACATGTTCTTCAGCTCCTATTACTCATCCCTTCACCCAAGAGATTATCGGTGCCATCGATTTTACAGGATTTTGGGGAAATGCCCAGCCTCATACTCTTGGTTTAGCTGTATCCATTGCCCAAGTGATTGAAAATCAGCTTGCACACGTCTATATGAAAGTAAATAACTACTTAACCGAGTATTTTTTTCAAGTCGTCCATAAGTGGAAAAACGATCATATTCTTGTACTGAACCATGCCTTTTTTGTTGTAAAAAGCAGTGAAAAATTAATCGAATGTTTGAATCTCCAACATGTTGGAGATTTAAAAGAACATCCTGACTTTCAACCCTTAATCACCGAACTTGAAATGATGTCTAAATTCCCTAATCGAAACTATATTTCCAGCGAACTGATGATTCGAGATTTTAAAGTCCTTGCGATCGAGCGGATTCATTTTAAGGGTAATGTAGCTGGATATATGGTGGTGTTGAAAGACAACAAAAAAGTATCCCGTACCCCTTCTTCACTCATTCTCCAAGATGGACCGTGGCAGGATGTCATTGGAACGTCAGATGCATTCTTAAAAGCTTTATACAAATGTTATAAGGCGGCCCCTTCCAATGTTCCGATTCTTCTGTTGGGAGAAAGCGGTACAGGAAAGGAGAAAATAGCAAAAGCCATACATAAATCGAGTCAACGACGCGATGAACCTTTTTTGGCCATCAACTGTGGCGCCATACCAAAAGAACTGATTGGAAGCGAATTGTTCGGATACGAAGGCGGAACGTTTACCGGAGGCAGGAAAGAAGGAAAGAAAGGCAAATTTGAAGAAGGAAACGGGGGCACCTTGTTTTTAGATGAAATCGGCGAGATGCCGCTGGACCTGCAAGTTCATTTGCTCCGGGTCCTACAAGAAAAAGAGATTACAAGGTTAGGTTCATCCCGTATCATTCCCATCAATGTTAGAATCATTGCGGCAACCAATAAGAACTTATATGACTTGTGTAAACAAGGGCTTTTTCGCGAGGACTTATTTTTTAGACTGAACGTTGTTACGGTAAATCTCCCTCCTCTTCGTGAACGGAAGGAAGATATTCCGCTGATTGCTGACTACTTTTTAAAACAATTGGCTAAAAAATACGGAAGACAATCCCTTTCACTTGCGGAAGAAACTCATAATTACTTTTTAGAATATACATGGCCCGGCAACATAAGGGAATTGCAAAATGTACTCGAGCATGCCGTCATATTCAGCGATTCTCCCGTTATTAAGTTAGAAGACTTACCGGCCTACTTAATGGAAAACAGGATGAGTCACACCCTCACCCACCAACAAAAGGACCTATCTCTCATCGAAGTGGAAGAGCAAAAAGTGCTCATCCGACTTTTAGAAGAAACCGACTGGAATCTATCCGCCGTCGCCAAAAAAATGAATATCGCCAGATCCACTCTTTATCGGAAGTTAAAAAAATATGAGTTAAAGCGGAAATAA
- a CDS encoding restriction endonuclease yields MFKFKCKRHSEIMVEKIENNQIKPYCVSCLVEEIYQEEIEKYQKNKEYYQKEYSKQKRMYFLSNFIGCTFKSLFLCMLYFNLYTAFAFLKFSIWFSVIVTIIYLYFQGANGSFSLRQTWCSEPTIENTKQRLQYDIDRNKEKVERFKKRLEKEYVSKSVGMDIIDKMTGHQFEEYVAELLKNLGYQSVKLTPKTGDGGVDIVAKDHFGNSVAIQCKRLSSKVGNKAIQEVYLGKKLLKCKKAMVITNSYFTDPAIQAAQKVGVELWNRKKLIEEIRKVKIEITWEDFLRQQYAEPFRSFNNCKKKIHNPVMLNRV; encoded by the coding sequence ATGTTTAAGTTTAAATGTAAACGGCATTCAGAAATAATGGTTGAAAAAATTGAAAATAATCAAATCAAGCCGTATTGTGTTAGCTGCTTGGTAGAAGAAATTTACCAAGAAGAAATCGAAAAATATCAGAAAAATAAAGAATATTATCAGAAAGAATACTCCAAACAAAAGAGGATGTATTTCCTTTCGAATTTTATTGGATGTACATTTAAAAGTTTATTTTTGTGTATGTTATATTTTAATTTATATACTGCGTTTGCATTTTTGAAGTTTTCGATATGGTTTTCAGTCATTGTTACAATTATTTATCTCTATTTTCAAGGAGCAAATGGTTCTTTTAGTTTAAGACAAACTTGGTGTTCTGAACCAACAATAGAAAATACTAAACAACGATTACAATATGATATCGATAGAAATAAAGAAAAAGTTGAACGGTTTAAGAAGAGATTAGAGAAAGAGTATGTTTCAAAATCGGTTGGTATGGATATCATTGATAAAATGACTGGTCACCAATTCGAGGAATATGTTGCTGAGTTATTAAAAAACTTAGGTTATCAATCCGTTAAACTTACGCCCAAAACTGGTGATGGTGGGGTAGATATAGTTGCAAAAGATCATTTTGGCAATAGCGTTGCAATTCAATGTAAAAGACTAAGTTCAAAAGTTGGAAATAAGGCTATACAAGAAGTTTATTTAGGTAAGAAACTTTTAAAATGTAAAAAAGCGATGGTGATAACAAATTCTTATTTCACAGACCCGGCTATTCAAGCTGCACAAAAAGTTGGTGTTGAACTTTGGAATAGAAAGAAGCTTATCGAAGAAATTAGAAAGGTGAAAATAGAGATCACTTGGGAAGACTTTTTGCGTCAACAATATGCTGAGCCTTTCAGAAGCTTTAACAATTGCAAGAAAAAAATACATAACCCTGTAATGCTAAATAGGGTATAA
- a CDS encoding DNA adenine methylase — protein MINSIVKAKPFLKWAGGKTQLLPEIREHLPNELKLGRVKYYVEPFVGSGAVLFDLLQNDEYGIQKAFIWDINPELINVYKVIKSENVKFLIEELKRKEEEYLLADEPLRKEIYMSVRSKFNEELEEFEANPTEEFLVKRASEFIFLNRTCFNGLFRVNKKGQFNVPMGRYKNPKICDEENLQAVHHLLEKVEIAEPGDYKQSYATIEYIISSEEQVFVYFDPPYRPITESSSFTSYSKYDFNDDNQRELADYFKQLDKLGAYVMLSNSDPKNVKPDDKFFDELYFKPDENNNNLYNLNRVYARRNINSKGDKRGEITELLITNY, from the coding sequence ATGATAAATTCTATAGTTAAGGCTAAACCGTTTTTAAAATGGGCTGGTGGCAAAACCCAATTACTTCCTGAAATACGGGAACATTTGCCCAATGAATTAAAATTGGGAAGAGTTAAGTATTATGTAGAGCCTTTTGTTGGTAGCGGAGCTGTATTGTTTGATTTACTGCAAAATGATGAATATGGAATTCAAAAAGCATTTATTTGGGATATTAATCCTGAGCTAATAAATGTTTATAAGGTTATCAAAAGTGAAAATGTAAAGTTTTTAATTGAAGAGCTTAAAAGAAAAGAAGAAGAATATCTTCTAGCTGATGAACCTTTAAGAAAAGAAATATATATGAGTGTTAGAAGTAAGTTCAATGAGGAGTTAGAAGAATTTGAAGCAAATCCAACTGAGGAATTTTTAGTAAAAAGAGCAAGTGAGTTTATTTTTCTAAATCGTACATGTTTTAATGGACTATTTCGTGTAAATAAAAAAGGACAATTTAATGTTCCAATGGGAAGATATAAAAATCCAAAAATATGTGATGAAGAAAATCTCCAAGCTGTTCATCACTTGTTGGAAAAAGTAGAAATAGCGGAGCCAGGTGATTATAAGCAAAGTTATGCCACAATTGAGTATATAATTTCATCTGAAGAACAGGTATTTGTGTATTTTGACCCACCTTATCGGCCAATAACTGAGAGCTCGAGTTTCACTTCTTATAGTAAATATGATTTCAACGATGATAATCAAAGAGAACTTGCTGATTACTTTAAACAACTTGATAAACTTGGAGCATATGTGATGCTAAGTAACTCTGATCCCAAAAATGTAAAACCAGATGATAAATTTTTTGATGAACTTTACTTTAAACCTGATGAAAATAATAATAATCTTTACAATCTCAATAGAGTTTATGCTCGAAGAAATATTAATTCTAAAGGAGATAAAAGAGGAGAAATAACAGAGCTGCTAATTACAAATTATTAA
- a CDS encoding type II restriction endonuclease → MIQLPYHLNRNLSNPEEAFNYFIETLKDSIFTWDYFVDFEKVIKNVSEIEAELKTLNRLIGLTNEEFDAIFINIVSDYPSIRKALPILIASRISKIAETPIVDDIKTIEAVNKKYLFDPKIPLTENIKKDLLTFMEQTGLKTFFVNREVNNLIDFCKGIEVGMDTNARKNRTGTSMENIVEEYIKVFCNKYNFKYIVQATKNKIWANWQINIEVDKIDRRFDFAILDNQKQLYLIEVNYYGSGGSKLKATAGEYKEVQKFLSDQAVKFIWITDGKGWLTAKTALNETFVMNDYTFNLQMLSDGILDEVVQSKRSIKI, encoded by the coding sequence ATGATACAATTACCTTATCATTTAAATCGAAATTTGTCGAATCCTGAAGAAGCATTTAATTATTTCATAGAAACCCTCAAAGACAGTATCTTTACATGGGATTATTTTGTTGACTTTGAAAAGGTAATAAAGAATGTATCAGAAATTGAAGCCGAATTAAAAACTTTAAATCGTCTTATTGGACTTACTAACGAAGAGTTTGATGCAATCTTTATTAATATTGTTTCTGATTACCCAAGTATAAGAAAAGCTCTTCCGATATTAATAGCTTCTCGAATTTCTAAGATTGCTGAGACACCGATTGTAGATGATATTAAAACAATTGAAGCAGTAAATAAAAAATATCTTTTTGATCCTAAAATTCCTTTAACTGAAAATATAAAAAAAGATTTATTAACATTTATGGAACAAACGGGATTAAAAACCTTCTTTGTTAATCGTGAAGTCAATAATCTAATTGATTTTTGTAAAGGGATAGAAGTTGGAATGGACACCAATGCTAGAAAGAACCGAACTGGTACTAGTATGGAGAATATTGTAGAAGAATATATTAAAGTATTTTGTAATAAATATAATTTTAAATACATAGTTCAAGCTACAAAGAATAAAATTTGGGCCAACTGGCAAATTAACATTGAAGTTGATAAAATTGATAGACGGTTTGACTTTGCAATATTAGATAACCAAAAACAATTATATCTAATAGAAGTAAATTATTATGGCAGTGGAGGTTCAAAATTAAAGGCTACTGCTGGGGAATATAAGGAAGTCCAAAAATTCCTTTCAGATCAGGCGGTTAAATTTATTTGGATTACAGATGGAAAAGGGTGGCTAACTGCAAAAACCGCACTTAATGAAACATTTGTAATGAATGACTACACATTTAATTTACAAATGTTATCAGATGGTATTTTAGATGAAGTTGTACAATCTAAAAGATCGATAAAAATCTAA
- a CDS encoding site-specific DNA-methyltransferase, which produces MNFQNKISYYYEYADFKLILGDSLEMMKKFPSETFDMIFADPPYFLSSGGITCNSGRMVKVDKGEWDKSLSINEKQDFNKRWLSECKRLLKKGGTIWISGTYHNIYSIGMALEELEFKILNNIIWEKSNPSPNLSCRYFTHSTETILWAKRNKNEKHKFNYKLMKSLNNGKQMKDVWTFSTASKSEKKYGHHPTQKPLKLLERIIMAATDEGDLILDPFNGSGTTGIAASRLKRKYLGIDIEQSYLDITVNRLKDSFQMKFEI; this is translated from the coding sequence ATGAATTTCCAAAACAAAATTTCTTACTATTATGAGTATGCCGATTTTAAACTAATACTAGGTGATAGCCTAGAAATGATGAAAAAATTTCCTAGCGAAACATTTGATATGATATTTGCCGATCCTCCCTATTTCCTTTCTAGTGGAGGTATCACATGTAATTCAGGAAGAATGGTTAAAGTGGATAAAGGTGAATGGGATAAGTCGTTATCAATAAATGAAAAACAAGATTTTAACAAAAGATGGTTATCAGAGTGTAAACGTCTTTTAAAAAAAGGTGGTACAATTTGGATTTCTGGAACATATCATAATATATATTCTATAGGAATGGCTCTAGAAGAGCTTGAATTTAAAATTTTAAATAACATCATATGGGAAAAATCAAATCCTTCTCCAAATCTGAGTTGTAGGTACTTCACACATTCGACTGAAACAATTTTATGGGCAAAAAGAAATAAAAATGAAAAACATAAATTTAATTATAAATTAATGAAAAGCCTTAATAACGGAAAACAAATGAAAGATGTGTGGACCTTTTCAACAGCGAGTAAATCAGAAAAGAAATATGGCCATCATCCAACACAAAAACCATTGAAATTACTAGAAAGAATAATAATGGCAGCAACTGATGAAGGAGATCTGATTTTAGATCCATTTAATGGTAGCGGTACAACAGGAATAGCTGCATCTAGACTCAAGAGAAAATATCTTGGGATTGATATTGAGCAAAGCTATTTAGATATTACAGTTAATCGACTAAAAGATTCATTTCAAATGAAATTTGAGATTTAA
- a CDS encoding bile acid:sodium symporter family protein — MLNQFNQILQKWMPLITPASVVIGIVFYERLDNYMFLVPWIFAVMTFTGSLRSNFRDLKKVFQHPLPLLVALLTLHLVMPLIAFGTGTLFFHDDPYIVTGLILAFVIPTGITSLLWVTIYQGNVVLTLSIILVDTLLSPIIVPAMLQWLVGSSVEMDVVAIMNGLLWMIVIPSLLGMITNQYLEKSKTEKLAATLSPFSKLGIGAVVAINSSGIAPYVTKVDTRLLSIIVVVFLLALAAYGIGWISGKMLKAKRSTTISMMYNSGMRNISAGAVIAITYFPAPVAIPVIVGMLFQQLLASLVGSVLDKRKLPLNTDRVVSR, encoded by the coding sequence ATGCTGAATCAATTCAATCAAATCCTCCAAAAATGGATGCCATTGATTACTCCGGCGAGTGTGGTTATTGGAATCGTTTTTTATGAGAGATTAGATAACTACATGTTTCTAGTCCCATGGATTTTTGCGGTGATGACGTTTACGGGGAGTTTGCGGTCAAACTTTCGTGATTTGAAAAAAGTGTTCCAGCATCCGCTGCCTTTACTTGTTGCGTTACTGACGCTTCATTTGGTGATGCCGCTCATTGCTTTTGGTACAGGAACGCTATTTTTTCATGATGACCCTTATATAGTCACCGGGCTCATCTTGGCCTTCGTCATTCCGACTGGTATTACGAGTTTGTTATGGGTGACGATTTATCAAGGAAACGTTGTGTTGACCTTATCCATCATTCTTGTGGATACGTTGTTGTCACCTATTATTGTTCCGGCGATGTTGCAATGGCTGGTTGGGTCGTCGGTGGAAATGGACGTCGTCGCCATTATGAACGGGTTGTTATGGATGATTGTCATTCCATCGCTATTAGGAATGATCACGAATCAATATTTAGAGAAAAGCAAAACCGAAAAACTAGCCGCGACCCTTTCTCCTTTTTCCAAGCTAGGAATTGGTGCGGTGGTGGCGATCAATAGTTCTGGCATCGCTCCATATGTAACCAAGGTGGATACACGGTTACTATCCATTATCGTCGTCGTGTTTTTGTTAGCATTAGCCGCCTATGGAATCGGTTGGATCAGTGGAAAGATGTTGAAGGCCAAACGTAGTACGACCATTTCGATGATGTACAACAGCGGAATGCGAAACATCAGTGCAGGTGCGGTCATTGCGATTACGTACTTTCCAGCTCCCGTAGCCATTCCGGTCATCGTTGGCATGCTGTTTCAACAATTGTTAGCTTCGCTCGTGGGAAGTGTATTGGACAAACGGAAGCTGCCATTGAACACGGATCGAGTCGTTTCGCGATAA
- a CDS encoding peptidoglycan-binding protein, producing MKMKGILMSFIVGVVLVATPLWAEAAFGDRTLKEGMSGSDVEELQDYLMTKGLFPYPASTGYFGSITEQAVIDFQEKRNLKVDGIAGPQTFHAIQILRRGDIGIHVAKIQSQLKQAGNYAGSVDGIYGSGTESAVKSFQKEEGLKVDGVVGPQTRRELDRQAAPKTAAGKELTVESTAYTADCSGCSGITKMGINLKKYADDAKVIAVDPNVIPLGSIVKVEGYGIAIAADTGSTIKGNRIDVFIKNQDTAMQWGRKNVRITVIE from the coding sequence ATGAAAATGAAAGGCATCTTGATGTCATTTATTGTAGGAGTCGTATTAGTAGCAACTCCGTTATGGGCTGAAGCAGCTTTTGGGGATCGTACATTAAAGGAAGGGATGTCGGGTTCAGATGTCGAAGAATTACAGGATTATTTAATGACCAAAGGTTTATTTCCTTATCCTGCCTCAACCGGATACTTTGGATCGATAACTGAACAGGCTGTTATAGATTTTCAAGAGAAAAGGAATTTAAAGGTGGACGGCATTGCGGGTCCGCAAACCTTTCATGCCATTCAAATTTTAAGAAGAGGTGATATTGGAATACATGTCGCCAAAATTCAAAGCCAACTGAAGCAGGCGGGGAATTACGCTGGAAGTGTGGATGGAATTTATGGATCAGGCACTGAGAGTGCTGTAAAGAGTTTTCAAAAAGAAGAAGGGCTGAAGGTAGATGGCGTTGTAGGTCCACAAACTCGAAGGGAGCTCGACCGACAAGCCGCTCCGAAAACGGCTGCTGGAAAGGAATTAACCGTTGAGAGCACAGCCTACACGGCAGATTGTTCAGGTTGTTCCGGTATCACCAAGATGGGCATTAACCTGAAAAAATATGCTGATGATGCGAAAGTGATTGCTGTGGATCCTAATGTGATTCCACTTGGATCTATCGTGAAAGTGGAAGGTTACGGCATAGCGATTGCAGCTGACACCGGCAGTACAATCAAAGGGAATAGAATCGATGTATTTATTAAAAATCAAGACACCGCGATGCAATGGGGACGTAAAAATGTGCGTATTACAGTGATAGAATAA
- a CDS encoding ABC transporter ATP-binding protein, translating to MLVMNNVSKYFGDFCALEDISLEFHHGVYGLLAPNGAGKTTLIKMLTTLLYPTKGDILYEGIDIFQLDERYREVLGYLPQQFGYYKNYTPVQYLLYLAALKGIEKEVAKKRVYDVLEKVALTDVAHKKMKKFSGGMIQRVGIAQAMLNDPKILILDEPTAGLDPKERVRFRNMLSDLARDRIVILSTHIVSDVESIANEIIMIKNKQVLYKDTIGNICQLLEGKVFETEVDDQEMVQFRKNHFTLSEMQRKGKWKVRFIASSPQTDWTIVSPRLEDVFLYAYQDEEQSHDVDNNEI from the coding sequence ATGTTAGTGATGAACAATGTGAGCAAATATTTTGGGGATTTTTGTGCATTAGAAGATATTTCGCTTGAATTTCATCATGGAGTATATGGATTATTAGCACCAAATGGAGCGGGGAAAACAACATTAATCAAAATGTTGACGACTTTACTTTATCCGACAAAAGGGGACATTTTGTATGAAGGAATCGATATTTTTCAGCTTGATGAACGGTACCGTGAAGTGTTAGGGTACTTGCCTCAACAATTTGGTTACTACAAAAATTATACCCCTGTTCAATATTTACTTTATTTAGCGGCGTTGAAAGGGATTGAAAAAGAAGTAGCTAAAAAACGGGTGTACGATGTATTAGAAAAAGTAGCCCTTACTGATGTGGCTCATAAAAAAATGAAGAAATTCTCAGGTGGAATGATTCAACGAGTAGGAATTGCTCAAGCGATGTTAAATGACCCGAAAATCTTGATTTTAGATGAACCGACAGCAGGCCTCGATCCAAAAGAAAGGGTACGTTTTCGCAATATGTTGTCTGACTTAGCAAGAGACCGTATTGTTATTCTTTCTACCCATATTGTTTCGGATGTCGAGTCCATCGCCAACGAAATCATTATGATTAAAAATAAACAGGTTCTTTATAAAGATACCATCGGAAATATTTGTCAACTATTAGAGGGTAAAGTATTTGAAACAGAAGTGGACGATCAAGAAATGGTGCAATTTAGGAAGAACCATTTCACCTTATCAGAAATGCAACGAAAAGGAAAATGGAAAGTTCGATTTATTGCATCGAGTCCTCAAACAGATTGGACCATCGTTTCACCTAGATTAGAAGATGTGTTTTTATATGCGTATCAAGATGAGGAGCAATCACATGATGTGGACAATAATGAAATATGA